The following DNA comes from Rhodanobacter sp. AS-Z3.
CCGCTCAATTCCAGTGCTAGAGCTCGGAACTTAGCTCTGTGCGATTGCTTCTACACCTGCCGCTGGCGCTCACCGCGATACGTGCCTTGCTGGCGCCGGTGCTGGTTTTGCTGGCCATGGCATGGCCCGATCGACTTCTGCTCGGGATCGTACTTGTCACAGGCTTTCTTTCGGATGTTTTCGATGGTGTCATGGCCCGGAGGCTGGGAGTGGCAACAGCCACGCTGAGACGCCTCGACAGCCTTGCCGATTCAGTGTTCTATGTTTGCGCCATGTTCGCCGCCTGGCATCTGCATGAAGGCCAGGTTCGCGATTACCTGATTCCTTTGGGCGTATTGCTGGTCGTCGAATTGAGCCGATACGCGTTTGACTACGCCAAATTTCGGCGCGAGGCCAGCTATCACATGTGGTCTTCCAAAGTGTGGGGCCTGGCACTATTTGCCGGCTTTTTCTGCTTGCTCGCTCTCGGTCGGGGCGGCTGGCCCGTCGCGCTCGCGATCTACCTCGGCATCGTGGCTGACCTGGAGGGGTTTGCGATATCGATGACGCTGAAGCAGTGGCAGACCGACGTGCCTTCGCTCTATCACGCTATCCAGCTGCGCCGGGCTGAGGTCTGACCGTCAGGCAGATACTAGGTGGGATGTTCGACTGGGGCGCATCAGCCTTGCGGCTGGGCCTGACTCGTTGGTGCTGGGCTGACCCAGCGTGAACAAGAAGGCCAACAATAGGCAAGGTCGGCAAGAATGGAAGAGCTTGGAAATCCTGCCATTTCGTCACAAGATGGAAGGCCATCGGAATCGCGCAGCACTTCACGCTGCTCTGGTGCTGATGCTATGCCATGTGTTGCATCAAGCCCTCGGCGTTTTCGCCTGGGCGCAATAATCTGGCGTCTGTGCATGGCCGCTCTTTCAGAAAGGTCTACGGCGTCGGTACTCAATCAAGGCAACAGGTTTCCATGAAGTGGATAGCAACCACATGGCTATGGTTTCGACGGCTCGTCTGCTTCCTGTTTGCTGTGCTACTGGCGGGCGGAGCTTGTCACACGGGCTGGAGCTACTTTCGTGGAGCAGTGCCTTTGACGGACGTGCTCTATAGTCTCGCGGCGGTAGGTGTCGCTGTTTGGCTGGTGTGGCTCGGCATCTATGGTGCCTCAACGGGTAGCAGTGGCTTGTTCATCGTCGACGCAGAGGCATCACGGCAGTTACATAAAGCAAGGAAGCACCGTTATGGTTGGCGTTGGTAACCTCAGGCGGGTCTTGCGTTCGGCAAAAGCGCTTGGTTGCAAGCGTCTGTTCACGGGCTTTTTTGGCTCTATCCATGGCATACGGCAACTTGGCGTCGGCGCTGTTATTGTTACGATCGACAGCATCACATTGGCAGCTATCGATCAATTCCAGCACCAGAGGTGACAGGGATGTTCACAACAGTCGACACGCTGGTTTCGCAATATGCGCTGCCCAAGTCAGTGGCTCGCGAAATCATCGCTGAGCAAACCCAAACCGCCCTGCGTACGCGCTGGCAAGTCTGGCTCTGGGTGGCCGTCGTGGTCGTTCCCGCTGGGTGGTTTTTTTTCCACATGCGCATGGACGATCGATTGGCGGCGTTCTGGTTGCTTTTGGCGGCGTGCATGCTCTGGTTTGCGCTTGGTTCTTATTTGGCAACCGCATCCATCCATCTTGCTGCGCGAGCCAAAGCTGCCCGCATGGCGGGGAAGAACGGTTAGCAACCGTCAAGGGCACTGCTGTGCCGCTGCTGCAATCCCAAGTAGGTGACCATGGTAACGTCCGCGCGATTTGCAGCACTCTTGGGTTTGTCACTTGTCTTCCCGGCAGTTCTGTTTGTGCTGGTTGGCATGTGCCACGGCGGCAATGCATTTCGGGGACTTCTTGCCAATTACCTGTATATGGCAGCGCCGCATCTTATTGCCTGTGCCAGCGGCTGCTGGCTCCAGGATCGCCATGCGGCGGTGCTGCTCATGCTGGGCGCGCTCAACGTTCTACTGGCTGCGTTTCAGTGGTGGATTCTGTTCGCCGTTGCCCCGCGAGAGTCCGGTTTGGCCTGGTTGCTGTATATACCGCTTTGGGTGGCAGCCTTGGTTGTCTTCGGCGTGGTGCTGTTTTTAGTCCGACGGAAGCGAACAAAGGGGGCTCTTCCCGCCTGATCCAAGATCGGGTCTGCTGGCGTTTGCAGCAGGTGGACGGCAGCGACACCGCGCACCGCCTGCGTCAGGCTTTCAACAGAAAGTGGGATGCCACGATTCAACCATTCAAAACGTGGTTGCCGTCTACTCAGCGGTGCGGGCTGCGGACTGTTCCTCGCCACATACCTCGACAAGCACTCAGCAGGTTCTGCAATCGGTGTAAGGTTTTTCGCTATTTGGTGGCTCGCTGAGGGTGCGGGCAGCACGCCGTTTTCGATAAGCTATGGGTTGGCTGCGGCTGCGTCTCGGTTACAGCGGGTGAACGGCGCCACCTGGCCATGGCACGAGAGCCACACAGTGTGGCTTTCACGCATAGGGCTCACGCGTCTGGTCATTCCCATCGCAAAGTCCAGGGAGCATCACGAAATGACTTCTGTTGTTGTCAAAAACAGGCGGTTTCTCATCGCGTCCGTCGGTTGTGGCTTGGCTGGATTGTGCGGGCTATGCTTTGGCGAGGGTGCTTTGCATATGTTCAAGCAGGTACCTGTCTGGTCTTGGCCAGTTGCGCTCCTCGTCTCGGTGGTTTTGTTGGTTGTCGCTGCAGTACTTGTTCCGGCCGCGATAAGCCTGGAAAGCTCGGATGAACCCAGGCGGCGTGCCTGAGCCAATACAACGCACGCTCACTCGTTTGTCGCGGCGAGACCAGACTAGATGGCTACGGCAACACACCGCAGCCGACTCTGGATTGAATGGATTGTTCACACAGGGAGTATTACGCAGATGAATCCGGTTCCACGCACCGCCATGGCCTTTCTTCTCGCCACGCTGCTCAGCGCGGCAAGCTATCCACTGACGTCCGGTAGCGTCATCGCAGCGCTTGTCCTTGCGGCCTTCGTACTGGTTGCATTGGCCGTTGGCGCCAACGTCAAGGAGATTCGCGCCGAGGGGAAGTCCATGGGCTTCACTAGCGGTCGCGTATTGCCTATTGCCGGGCTGAATTTCGCAGCCCTTTTGACCCTTGCCGCCGTTTCGATAGCCTCCGCGCACGC
Coding sequences within:
- a CDS encoding CDP-alcohol phosphatidyltransferase family protein; this encodes MLLHLPLALTAIRALLAPVLVLLAMAWPDRLLLGIVLVTGFLSDVFDGVMARRLGVATATLRRLDSLADSVFYVCAMFAAWHLHEGQVRDYLIPLGVLLVVELSRYAFDYAKFRREASYHMWSSKVWGLALFAGFFCLLALGRGGWPVALAIYLGIVADLEGFAISMTLKQWQTDVPSLYHAIQLRRAEV